One stretch of Fictibacillus sp. b24 DNA includes these proteins:
- a CDS encoding amino acid transporter has product MNMSIFRKKSIPDLVAASKTGTTLNKELGTLDLTMLGIGAIIGTGIFVLTGAGALTAGPALIISFVIAGLACLFAALSYAEFASTVPVSGSVYTYTYATMGEFLAWIIGWDLILEYLLAVSAVSVGWSGYFQSLLKGFGINIPTAFTAAPGAVEGITTYFNLPAFLIVMLITFLLSVGVKQSKRVNNIMVVIKIAVVVLFIVVAVGYVKPDNWTPFTPFGFEGIFAAAALVFFAFIGFDAIASAAEETRNPNRDLPKGIIYSLLICTFLYVIVTGIMTGVVPYPDFKGNEDHPISLVLQVAGQNWVAGIVDVGAILGMTTVMLVMLYGQTRVSYAMSRDGLLPKFFRTVHKKYRTPYGSTWFFGIVAGLMGALIPLDELAKLVNIGTLSAFILVSVAVLVLRRTQPDLPRAFRCPGVPYIPILAILFCGFLMLQLDGDTWIRFIIWLGIGAAVYFIYSKNHSHLNK; this is encoded by the coding sequence ATGAATATGAGTATCTTTAGGAAAAAAAGCATTCCGGATCTAGTAGCAGCTTCAAAAACAGGTACAACATTAAATAAAGAATTAGGAACATTGGATCTAACCATGCTCGGTATTGGTGCCATCATCGGTACTGGGATTTTTGTTTTAACTGGAGCAGGTGCACTGACAGCAGGACCGGCACTCATTATTTCATTTGTCATAGCGGGACTCGCTTGCTTGTTCGCGGCACTATCTTACGCTGAGTTTGCTTCAACTGTACCTGTATCTGGGTCAGTCTACACATATACGTATGCCACTATGGGAGAATTTCTCGCATGGATTATTGGTTGGGATTTAATCTTAGAATATCTTTTAGCCGTTAGTGCTGTTTCAGTCGGTTGGTCAGGGTACTTTCAATCTCTTTTAAAAGGTTTTGGCATAAATATACCAACAGCTTTTACCGCAGCACCTGGAGCGGTAGAAGGTATAACTACTTACTTTAATCTGCCGGCCTTTTTAATTGTTATGCTTATTACATTTTTGCTGTCAGTCGGGGTAAAGCAGTCTAAACGTGTAAACAACATCATGGTTGTTATAAAAATAGCTGTTGTTGTCCTATTTATTGTTGTAGCAGTCGGCTATGTAAAACCAGACAACTGGACTCCTTTTACACCGTTTGGTTTTGAAGGGATTTTTGCTGCTGCCGCACTGGTTTTCTTTGCATTCATCGGATTCGATGCGATTGCATCTGCTGCGGAAGAAACAAGAAATCCGAATCGTGATCTTCCAAAGGGAATTATTTATTCTCTGTTAATTTGTACGTTTTTGTATGTCATTGTAACTGGGATTATGACGGGGGTTGTTCCGTATCCTGACTTTAAAGGAAACGAAGATCACCCTATTTCCCTTGTACTACAAGTTGCAGGACAAAATTGGGTGGCAGGTATTGTTGATGTCGGAGCGATCTTAGGTATGACAACAGTTATGCTCGTTATGCTGTATGGCCAGACTCGAGTATCTTATGCGATGTCGCGCGATGGGCTGCTGCCGAAGTTTTTTAGAACGGTTCACAAAAAGTATAGAACACCATACGGCTCCACTTGGTTCTTTGGAATTGTTGCCGGTCTTATGGGGGCCTTAATCCCTTTAGATGAGCTGGCAAAGCTCGTAAATATAGGAACGTTATCGGCATTCATTTTAGTGTCTGTAGCTGTACTCGTACTGCGTAGAACACAGCCGGATCTTCCACGAGCTTTTCGTTGTCCAGGTGTACCTTATATTCCGATTTTAGCTATTCTGTTTTGTGGTTTTCTCATGCTGCAGCTAGATGGAGACACATGGATTCGATTCATTATATGGCTAGGCATTGGAGCTGCTGTTTATTTTATATACTCAAAAAATCACTCTCACTTAAATAAATAA
- a CDS encoding GNAT family N-acetyltransferase: MIETSRLLLLPYTYELVEATLKGKRDFENVLGYKVSNEWPSPQYLKLIKMKKDKLHQTPEQSIWSRIAIHKESRTLIGEIGCKGGPNEQGTVEIGYGMVSEARNKGFATEMVIGLTDWLAAHPKVKRVTAECLVTNVPSTKVLEKSGFKVINENKEMLYWEKI, from the coding sequence ATGATTGAAACAAGCCGTCTTCTTTTATTGCCATACACGTATGAATTAGTTGAAGCTACACTTAAAGGGAAACGAGATTTTGAAAACGTGCTGGGCTATAAGGTTTCTAATGAATGGCCGAGTCCTCAATATTTGAAATTGATTAAGATGAAAAAAGACAAACTTCATCAAACACCGGAACAGAGTATATGGAGCCGTATAGCTATTCATAAGGAATCTCGCACATTGATCGGTGAAATTGGATGTAAAGGTGGTCCGAATGAACAGGGAACTGTTGAGATTGGTTATGGAATGGTAAGTGAAGCGCGTAATAAAGGGTTTGCTACAGAGATGGTCATCGGTTTAACGGACTGGCTTGCTGCACATCCCAAAGTAAAAAGAGTTACAGCAGAATGTCTGGTCACCAATGTTCCCTCTACAAAAGTCTTAGAAAAATCAGGATTCAAAGTTATAAATGAAAATAAAGAAATGCTTTATTGGGAAAAGATTTAA
- a CDS encoding methanogen output domain 1-containing protein: protein MNLSKGELNGHTFLAKLITQYAYIHRKAIGPAAERYIEQLGLRTGEWIESFYEDPLNWTVDEYVHVIVDIKNSIGGHFEIVSVNPDHVIVRAKECPFGEFVKDAPHLCKMTSSVFGGIAARKFGYGKVTLRQRIALGHPICEIAVYFQPDDRETGDIYQNVPITPENGDPFAWEEETISMLNNELKRSDDMVVSLLQELEELKRGKS, encoded by the coding sequence ATGAACCTTTCAAAAGGTGAATTGAATGGACACACTTTTTTAGCAAAACTCATTACTCAATATGCCTATATCCATAGAAAAGCAATTGGTCCCGCTGCTGAAAGGTACATTGAGCAGCTAGGTCTTCGTACAGGTGAATGGATTGAGAGTTTCTATGAAGATCCGCTAAACTGGACAGTTGATGAATACGTTCATGTTATTGTGGATATCAAAAATTCAATCGGTGGGCATTTTGAGATTGTCAGTGTGAATCCTGACCATGTAATAGTTCGTGCAAAAGAGTGTCCTTTCGGGGAATTTGTTAAGGATGCACCGCACTTATGCAAAATGACATCTAGTGTTTTTGGAGGAATTGCAGCACGGAAATTTGGTTATGGAAAAGTTACATTGCGTCAACGAATTGCCTTAGGACATCCGATCTGTGAAATTGCGGTTTACTTTCAACCGGATGACCGAGAAACAGGCGATATTTATCAAAACGTTCCAATAACCCCTGAAAACGGAGATCCTTTCGCTTGGGAGGAAGAAACCATTAGTATGCTTAATAACGAATTAAAAAGAAGCGACGATATGGTAGTATCCTTACTTCAGGAACTAGAAGAGTTAAAACGCGGAAAATCCTAA
- a CDS encoding STAS domain-containing protein: MDLQLKQKQDQIEIGTRISENAVQLAEKIIFNMQNSNAYVSLQQSSQMSEYEGLQQSISFIRLIGDAVSGKITDTKSTIFEWGENIGMLAVHSGQPLDVSLESTSYYREVIWDFIKEQGSLQSMSLDSVLHISTTINPMIDHAVQAFSKSYVNNYKEITQKFHLSLQELSVPVVPLFPGVAVLPVVGDIDTNRAKLLLESTLEQCLENEITSLVIDLSGVSYIDTMVAHRLFQLVSTLKLLGVKTTLTGLSPEIAQTSVSLNLNFDEITLKGNLLQALADFGYGKLEASNKKNRL; the protein is encoded by the coding sequence ATGGATCTTCAATTGAAGCAGAAACAAGATCAAATCGAAATCGGCACTCGAATTTCTGAAAACGCAGTACAACTCGCAGAGAAAATCATTTTCAACATGCAGAATAGCAACGCATATGTTTCACTTCAGCAAAGCTCTCAAATGAGTGAATACGAAGGACTCCAACAATCCATTTCCTTTATCCGATTAATTGGCGATGCCGTCTCAGGAAAAATTACTGATACGAAAAGCACGATCTTCGAATGGGGCGAAAATATCGGCATGCTTGCTGTTCACTCAGGACAGCCGCTCGATGTCTCACTTGAAAGCACCTCTTATTATCGGGAAGTAATATGGGACTTTATAAAAGAACAAGGGTCACTGCAATCCATGTCATTGGATTCGGTTTTGCATATATCAACAACCATCAATCCGATGATTGATCATGCTGTGCAAGCATTCAGCAAGTCTTACGTAAATAATTACAAAGAGATCACTCAAAAATTCCATTTATCTCTTCAAGAACTATCCGTTCCAGTAGTTCCTCTCTTCCCAGGTGTAGCCGTGCTTCCAGTAGTCGGTGATATTGATACGAATCGGGCAAAACTCTTGCTTGAATCTACTTTAGAGCAATGTCTAGAGAATGAGATTACATCCCTCGTTATCGATTTATCAGGTGTAAGTTATATTGACACGATGGTTGCTCATCGCCTCTTTCAACTCGTTTCCACTCTAAAGCTACTAGGAGTAAAAACAACATTAACAGGATTAAGCCCTGAAATTGCACAAACTTCTGTTAGTCTGAATTTGAATTTTGATGAGATCACACTAAAAGGAAACTTGCTTCAGGCACTGGCCGATTTTGGATACGGCAAGCTGGAAGCATCTAATAAAAAGAACAGACTCTAA
- a CDS encoding cold-shock protein, whose product MEQGKVKWFNAEKGFGFIEREGGDDVFVHFSAIQADGFKSLDEGQDVTFEVEQGQRGPQATNVRKA is encoded by the coding sequence ATGGAACAAGGTAAAGTTAAATGGTTTAACGCAGAAAAAGGTTTCGGATTCATCGAGCGCGAAGGTGGAGACGATGTATTCGTACACTTCTCAGCTATCCAAGCTGACGGTTTCAAATCTTTAGACGAAGGTCAAGATGTAACGTTCGAAGTTGAACAAGGACAACGCGGACCTCAAGCTACTAACGTACGTAAAGCATAA
- the moaA gene encoding GTP 3',8-cyclase MoaA: protein MKKSNVITDRLHRPLQDLRISVTDQCNFRCTYCMPKEIFGSDYPFLSQSELLSFYEIEQIASQFARAGVEKIRITGGEPLLRKGLPALLKRLRSIDGIRDIALTTNGVLLPRLAGQLKEAGMDRVTVSLDTLDDRHFGSINGRGVGVKPVLKGIEAAHQAGLSVKVNMMVKKGINDGEILPMARYFKNTPYVLRFIEYMDVGTSNGWNWDDVVSKSEILSIIGDELPLEPVDQNYYGEVAKRYRYRDGQGDIGIISSISDTFCSTCTRARLSADGKVYTCLFAGKGTDFKHFLRAGASDEDLFNRIVETWGNRADRYSDERREQGASEKNKIEMSYIGG from the coding sequence ATGAAGAAGAGTAATGTAATCACTGATCGTTTGCATCGGCCGCTTCAAGATTTGCGGATCTCTGTAACCGATCAATGCAATTTTCGCTGCACGTATTGTATGCCCAAAGAAATATTTGGTTCGGACTATCCATTCTTATCACAATCGGAGCTGCTTTCGTTCTATGAGATCGAGCAAATCGCTTCACAGTTTGCACGCGCAGGCGTGGAGAAGATTCGTATCACCGGTGGCGAACCTTTACTCAGAAAAGGACTTCCAGCACTTTTAAAACGTTTGCGATCAATAGATGGTATCCGTGATATCGCATTAACGACGAACGGCGTACTTCTGCCAAGACTAGCGGGTCAGCTAAAAGAGGCTGGTATGGATCGAGTTACGGTTAGCCTGGATACGCTCGATGATCGGCATTTTGGGAGTATCAATGGAAGAGGAGTAGGTGTTAAGCCTGTCTTAAAGGGAATCGAGGCTGCTCATCAAGCTGGCCTTTCAGTCAAAGTAAATATGATGGTCAAAAAGGGAATCAATGATGGAGAGATTCTCCCTATGGCGCGGTATTTTAAAAATACACCTTACGTATTACGATTTATTGAATATATGGATGTCGGCACTTCAAACGGCTGGAATTGGGATGATGTTGTATCCAAGAGTGAGATTCTATCTATAATCGGGGATGAGTTGCCGCTAGAGCCGGTAGACCAAAACTATTATGGTGAAGTCGCAAAACGCTATCGTTATCGGGACGGGCAAGGTGATATCGGAATCATTTCTTCTATTAGTGATACCTTTTGTTCTACTTGTACGAGAGCAAGGTTATCGGCAGACGGAAAAGTGTATACGTGTCTTTTTGCGGGAAAAGGAACAGATTTTAAACATTTCCTTCGTGCTGGAGCATCTGATGAGGATCTTTTTAACCGGATTGTTGAAACTTGGGGCAACCGTGCTGATCGTTATTCTGATGAAAGAAGAGAACAAGGTGCTAGTGAAAAAAACAAAATAGAGATGTCTTATATAGGAGGCTGA
- a CDS encoding VOC family protein, giving the protein MRPIHKDTHIGCVTLKVRNFENSVRFYTETIGLKILTKTQSVAELTADGKTPLVILEGNSKLQQRPVKSAGLYHLALLVPSRKDLANILYHFIETNTQLAGASNHKFSEAIYIQDPENNGIEVYRDVDRTEWVRDERGKLPAVSEPLDVQDLLKERETNAWNGLPKNTVMGHVHLNVVNIQEAEHFYVNVLGFEEQTRMAHHALFISAGGYHHHIALNIWNGPNAVPAPDDATGLLQYEIIVPGKEELQKLISALETDEIPYIVEGDRVTLKDPAGNGVVIKPL; this is encoded by the coding sequence ATGAGGCCTATTCATAAGGATACACATATTGGATGTGTAACTTTAAAGGTAAGAAACTTCGAAAATTCAGTTCGTTTTTATACAGAAACAATCGGTTTGAAAATATTGACTAAAACTCAGTCTGTTGCTGAGTTAACAGCAGATGGCAAAACACCTCTCGTAATATTAGAAGGCAATTCAAAACTACAACAGCGACCAGTTAAAAGTGCAGGATTGTATCACTTGGCTTTGCTCGTACCATCAAGAAAAGACCTTGCAAATATTCTTTATCATTTTATTGAGACAAATACCCAGCTTGCAGGTGCTTCCAACCATAAATTTAGTGAAGCAATCTATATTCAAGACCCTGAAAATAACGGAATTGAAGTGTATCGAGATGTGGATCGAACAGAATGGGTTCGTGATGAAAGAGGAAAATTGCCAGCTGTCAGCGAACCATTAGACGTACAGGATTTATTAAAAGAAAGAGAAACAAATGCATGGAATGGCCTTCCCAAAAACACAGTAATGGGGCATGTTCATTTGAACGTGGTAAATATTCAGGAAGCAGAACATTTTTATGTGAATGTGCTAGGTTTTGAAGAACAAACACGAATGGCGCATCATGCTCTATTCATCTCAGCAGGGGGATATCATCATCATATTGCTTTGAATATTTGGAACGGCCCGAACGCAGTGCCAGCTCCAGATGACGCTACTGGTCTATTGCAATATGAAATTATCGTTCCTGGAAAAGAAGAGCTTCAGAAATTGATAAGTGCTCTAGAAACAGATGAAATTCCATATATAGTAGAAGGGGATCGCGTAACATTAAAAGATCCAGCAGGCAATGGAGTGGTTATTAAGCCTCTTTAA
- a CDS encoding TVP38/TMEM64 family protein produces the protein MRKKTLVKLTAIFLIVVTLLALNHFVFEITPMSLRDWVLSFGMVAPIIYVILNVIRPFTLFPISVLSLAGGLAFGVIWGTVYTVFSATIGAILTFYIAKHLGDRWLKKKSDVPTSVEKWQSKLKEKGFVYILLLRIIPVLNFDLVSYVAGISRLKLRSYIFATILGVLPGTLAYNLLGDSFIKGNGAVITVAIGIVLLVACIPILLKNKELLTNQMQHHKEDNV, from the coding sequence ATGAGGAAAAAAACATTGGTGAAGTTAACAGCGATTTTCCTAATAGTTGTAACCTTGTTAGCACTGAACCATTTTGTTTTTGAAATAACCCCAATGTCTTTGCGTGATTGGGTGCTATCCTTCGGGATGGTTGCACCAATCATATATGTCATATTGAATGTAATTCGGCCTTTTACATTGTTTCCGATATCCGTTCTATCCCTTGCTGGCGGTTTGGCTTTTGGCGTTATATGGGGTACAGTCTACACTGTTTTCTCCGCTACTATAGGAGCTATACTAACGTTTTACATTGCGAAACATCTAGGGGACAGGTGGTTAAAAAAGAAATCGGATGTACCTACAAGTGTTGAGAAATGGCAAAGCAAATTGAAAGAAAAAGGTTTTGTATATATCTTGCTGCTGCGGATTATTCCAGTTCTAAACTTTGACCTTGTAAGCTATGTAGCAGGTATTTCAAGGCTAAAGCTTCGTTCTTATATTTTTGCCACGATATTAGGTGTTCTGCCAGGGACCCTTGCATACAATTTACTAGGGGATAGCTTCATTAAAGGAAATGGAGCTGTGATTACTGTAGCTATAGGGATCGTTCTTCTCGTAGCTTGCATTCCGATTCTTTTAAAAAACAAAGAACTTCTTACAAATCAAATGCAGCACCATAAAGAAGATAATGTGTAA
- a CDS encoding multidrug transporter, giving the protein MRDSYGTSGQVETPKGKNGRRLTVRPVESEQPGAETNYFQEQQSSL; this is encoded by the coding sequence GTGCGAGACTCCTACGGGACGAGCGGTCAGGTGGAGACTCCTAAAGGCAAAAACGGCAGGAGGCTCACCGTACGCCCCGTGGAAAGCGAGCAACCTGGAGCGGAAACCAACTACTTTCAAGAGCAACAAAGTTCGCTTTAA
- a CDS encoding peroxiredoxin produces the protein MAERMVGKQAPRFEMEAIMPNNETKKVSLEENMKNGKWTVLFFYPMDFTFVCPTEITALSDRYGEFEDLDAEVIGVSTDTVHTHLAWINTSREENGLGELNYPLAADTNHRVSRDYGVLIEEEGVALRGLFIINPEGEMMYQVVFHNNIGRDADETLRVLQALQTGGLCPANWKPGQKTL, from the coding sequence ATGGCAGAACGTATGGTAGGTAAACAGGCACCTCGCTTTGAGATGGAAGCGATCATGCCGAATAATGAAACGAAAAAAGTAAGCTTAGAAGAGAACATGAAAAATGGGAAATGGACGGTTCTTTTCTTTTATCCGATGGACTTTACCTTTGTGTGTCCGACAGAAATTACAGCATTGTCTGACCGTTATGGTGAATTTGAAGATCTGGATGCTGAGGTAATCGGCGTTTCTACAGATACAGTACACACGCATTTGGCTTGGATTAATACAAGCCGAGAAGAAAATGGACTTGGTGAATTAAATTACCCACTCGCTGCAGACACGAATCACCGTGTTTCTCGCGATTATGGCGTTTTGATTGAAGAAGAAGGCGTTGCTCTAAGAGGACTGTTCATCATCAATCCGGAAGGTGAAATGATGTATCAAGTCGTCTTCCATAACAACATTGGCCGAGATGCTGACGAAACGCTGCGTGTTCTTCAAGCCTTACAAACAGGCGGACTTTGCCCAGCAAACTGGAAGCCAGGGCAGAAAACACTTTAA
- a CDS encoding TlpA family protein disulfide reductase, which translates to MKLREQLPELDGATTWLNDEVTKEELVGEKATLIHFWSVSCGLCKEAMPDVNELRDEYEDDLNVVAVHMPRSENDLDMSVIEQMAIGHDITQPIYVDSEHKLTDAFENKYVPAYYVFDKEGKLRHFQAGGSGMDMLRKRLNRVLNEEAK; encoded by the coding sequence ATGAAATTACGTGAACAATTGCCTGAACTAGATGGTGCTACAACTTGGTTGAATGATGAAGTAACAAAAGAAGAATTAGTTGGAGAAAAAGCTACATTGATTCATTTCTGGTCCGTGAGCTGCGGTCTTTGTAAAGAAGCGATGCCTGATGTGAATGAACTTCGTGACGAATATGAAGATGATCTGAACGTAGTGGCTGTGCACATGCCGCGATCTGAAAACGATTTGGACATGAGTGTCATCGAACAAATGGCGATCGGACATGACATCACGCAGCCGATCTATGTGGATAGCGAGCACAAATTGACGGATGCTTTTGAAAACAAATATGTCCCTGCTTACTATGTTTTTGATAAAGAAGGAAAACTTCGTCACTTCCAAGCTGGCGGAAGCGGAATGGACATGCTTCGTAAACGATTGAACCGTGTATTAAATGAAGAAGCAAAATAA
- a CDS encoding Dps family protein, producing MNTIQDVLNRQVANWNVLFVKLHNYHWYVKGPHFFTLHEKFEELYNEAATNIDELAERLLVLKGTPVATMKEHLDLATVQEAKGSETAEEMVQSVINDFELLIEEIKEGMDVTEREGDEVTHDMLLSVRESLAKQNWMLRAFVS from the coding sequence ATGAATACGATCCAAGATGTACTAAATCGCCAAGTGGCAAACTGGAATGTACTGTTCGTAAAATTGCACAACTATCATTGGTATGTAAAAGGGCCACATTTCTTCACATTGCATGAAAAGTTTGAAGAGCTGTACAATGAAGCTGCAACAAACATTGATGAACTGGCTGAGCGACTGCTCGTTCTAAAAGGAACACCTGTAGCAACAATGAAAGAACATTTGGATCTGGCTACGGTACAAGAAGCGAAGGGCAGCGAAACGGCTGAAGAAATGGTGCAGAGCGTTATTAACGATTTCGAACTATTAATTGAGGAAATTAAAGAAGGAATGGACGTAACCGAGCGTGAAGGCGATGAAGTGACACATGATATGCTTCTATCTGTTCGTGAAAGTCTTGCAAAACAAAACTGGATGCTTCGTGCATTCGTAAGCTAA
- a CDS encoding NADH:flavin oxidoreductase: MAKHVLTPFLLGSLELKNRYVVAPMTRVSADEDGKANEKMAHYYKRFANGGFAMVISEGIYTDTLHSQGYFNQPGLATEEHVEAWKPVVRAVKENGARMIAQLMHAGGQNQGNAYTETSIAPSAIAPKGEQLGFYHGSGPFKTPKAMDEKDVQNVIQSFASAALNAKRAGFDGVEIHGANGYLLDEFLTDYLNKRTDEYGPTLEKALTLFIKIIEAVREATGPDFLVGIRISQGKVSDQLYKWPNRENDAELIFSTLGNTQLDYIHVTDKDGTAPSFGEGTKSLAEAAKMYSNDKPVIANGYLHEFEKAEKLVNDQHANLISIGTGALANPDLPLLIEKDEALRPFQPQEILMPIADIKEAELHQEILSKK, translated from the coding sequence ATGGCTAAACACGTATTAACACCTTTTTTACTCGGATCATTAGAGTTAAAAAACAGATATGTCGTGGCTCCTATGACACGAGTCAGTGCAGATGAAGATGGCAAAGCAAATGAAAAGATGGCTCACTATTATAAAAGATTCGCTAACGGCGGATTCGCTATGGTGATTTCTGAAGGAATCTACACAGACACATTGCATAGTCAGGGTTATTTTAATCAGCCTGGCTTGGCTACAGAAGAGCATGTTGAGGCTTGGAAACCCGTTGTTCGTGCTGTAAAAGAAAATGGTGCGAGAATGATTGCACAATTGATGCATGCTGGAGGGCAAAACCAAGGAAACGCTTATACGGAAACCTCTATCGCACCATCAGCCATCGCTCCAAAAGGAGAACAATTAGGCTTTTATCATGGCTCAGGGCCTTTTAAAACACCAAAAGCCATGGACGAGAAGGATGTACAGAATGTTATACAATCTTTTGCATCAGCCGCTCTAAACGCAAAGCGTGCGGGATTTGATGGAGTCGAAATTCACGGAGCAAACGGTTATTTATTGGATGAATTTTTAACGGATTATTTAAACAAGCGAACAGATGAATATGGTCCAACTTTAGAAAAAGCTCTCACGCTCTTTATAAAGATCATAGAAGCTGTGAGAGAGGCAACCGGTCCTGATTTTCTTGTAGGCATCCGAATTTCACAAGGGAAAGTATCAGATCAATTGTACAAATGGCCAAATAGAGAAAACGATGCTGAACTCATTTTCTCTACTTTAGGTAATACGCAGCTTGATTACATTCACGTAACTGATAAAGACGGTACTGCTCCATCTTTTGGTGAAGGAACTAAGTCGTTAGCTGAAGCTGCAAAAATGTATTCAAATGATAAACCTGTTATCGCAAACGGCTACCTTCATGAATTTGAAAAAGCTGAAAAACTCGTAAATGATCAACATGCTAACTTGATAAGCATCGGTACAGGTGCACTTGCGAATCCAGACCTTCCTCTATTGATTGAAAAAGACGAAGCATTAAGACCATTTCAACCACAAGAAATTCTAATGCCGATCGCTGATATAAAAGAAGCTGAACTTCATCAAGAAATCTTATCAAAAAAATAA
- a CDS encoding ABC-F family ATP-binding cassette domain-containing protein, with the protein MITVTNVGLRYGDRKLFEDVNIKFTPGNCYGLIGANGAGKSTFLKILSGEIEAQTGDVHMTPGERLAVLKQNHFEYEDQEVLQTVIMGHARLYEVMQEKNAIYMKADFSDADGMRAAELEGEFAELNGWEAESEAAILLKGLGIKEDLHTKKLADITGSEKVKVLLAQALFGKPDVLLLDEPTNHLDLQAIQWLEDFLINFENTVIVVSHDRHFLNKVCTHMADLDFGKIQIYVGNYDFWYESSQLALRMAQDQNKKKEEKIKELQAFVARFSANASKSKQATSRKKLLDKISLDDIRPSSRKYPYVNFGINREIGNDLLRVDGLTKTIDGVKVLDNVSFIMNKDDKIAFVGKEEIAISTLFKILMGEMEADSGTYKWGVTTSQAFFPRDNSKYFEGSEQTLVDWLRQYSPEDQTESFLRGFLGRMLFSGEEVMKKPSVLSGGEKVRCMLSKMMLSGSNVLIMDDPTNHLDLESITALNNGLISYKGSLMFTSHDHQFVETIANRIIEITPKGIIDKQMSYDEYLANEDLKKQRQLMYQ; encoded by the coding sequence ATGATTACGGTAACTAACGTTGGTCTTCGCTACGGCGACCGCAAGCTGTTTGAAGACGTTAATATAAAGTTCACACCAGGAAACTGCTATGGTTTAATCGGTGCGAACGGTGCGGGTAAATCTACATTTTTAAAAATTCTATCTGGTGAGATCGAGGCGCAAACGGGTGACGTGCACATGACGCCAGGCGAACGTCTAGCTGTTTTGAAACAGAACCACTTTGAATACGAAGATCAAGAAGTGCTTCAAACGGTTATCATGGGTCACGCTCGTCTATATGAAGTGATGCAAGAAAAGAATGCGATTTATATGAAAGCTGACTTTTCTGATGCAGATGGCATGCGCGCGGCTGAACTTGAAGGCGAGTTTGCTGAGCTTAACGGTTGGGAAGCAGAGTCTGAAGCAGCAATCCTTTTAAAAGGATTGGGTATCAAGGAAGATCTTCACACGAAGAAACTTGCGGACATTACGGGATCTGAAAAAGTAAAAGTATTACTTGCTCAAGCTCTTTTCGGCAAACCTGATGTTCTATTGCTGGATGAGCCTACGAACCACTTGGACCTTCAAGCGATTCAATGGCTGGAAGATTTCTTAATTAACTTTGAGAATACAGTAATCGTCGTATCCCATGACCGTCACTTCTTAAACAAGGTGTGTACGCACATGGCTGACCTTGATTTTGGTAAAATCCAAATCTATGTTGGGAACTACGATTTCTGGTACGAGTCTTCTCAATTAGCACTTCGTATGGCACAAGATCAAAACAAGAAAAAAGAAGAGAAGATTAAAGAGTTACAAGCGTTCGTTGCACGTTTTAGTGCGAATGCATCAAAATCTAAGCAAGCCACTTCACGTAAGAAGCTATTAGATAAAATCTCTTTAGATGATATCCGACCGTCTTCTCGTAAATATCCATACGTGAACTTTGGCATCAACCGTGAGATTGGTAACGACCTTCTTCGTGTTGATGGTTTAACAAAAACGATTGATGGCGTGAAAGTACTTGATAACGTAAGCTTTATCATGAACAAGGACGACAAGATCGCTTTCGTTGGTAAAGAAGAGATCGCAATCTCTACTTTATTTAAAATTCTAATGGGTGAGATGGAAGCGGACAGCGGAACTTACAAATGGGGTGTAACAACATCTCAAGCATTCTTCCCGCGTGACAACTCTAAGTACTTCGAAGGCAGCGAGCAGACTCTTGTAGATTGGCTGCGTCAATACTCTCCTGAAGACCAAACGGAAAGCTTCCTTCGTGGATTCCTTGGCCGTATGCTCTTCTCAGGTGAAGAAGTTATGAAGAAGCCGTCCGTATTATCTGGAGGAGAGAAAGTACGCTGTATGCTTTCTAAGATGATGCTTAGCGGATCGAACGTGTTGATCATGGACGATCCTACGAACCACTTGGATCTAGAGTCGATCACAGCTTTAAACAACGGTTTAATCAGCTACAAAGGTTCATTGATGTTCACATCACATGACCATCAGTTCGTTGAAACGATCGCAAACCGTATCATCGAGATCACACCTAAAGGAATCATTGATAAGCAAATGTCTTATGATGAGTACTTGGCTAACGAAGATCTTAAAAAACAGCGTCAGCTTATGTATCAATAA